A region of Heteronotia binoei isolate CCM8104 ecotype False Entrance Well chromosome 2, APGP_CSIRO_Hbin_v1, whole genome shotgun sequence DNA encodes the following proteins:
- the KANK4 gene encoding KN motif and ankyrin repeat domain-containing protein 4 isoform X1, which produces MENMDAGDWSSKTDDKDPPQSPYSVETPYGFHLDLDFLKYVDDIEKGNTIKRIPIHRKAKHPKFSTLPRNFSLPENGSKAYSSSQSRSFLTQRKASLGTEESTLLVTSTESSPTSGCLNEPSYRRKALLTETIKQDSVNLEEETSKGRGRPQLLRASSMPATLPPIQNSEEDQLAASSPPLELFQSMNGKGLEFDFTPAKEPLELDNTCGSSLMVSENIRIMKPQNSMAACARDQENTILELDKQEVELLKERIQLSVPWQNQHLRSEELLVVTKNIEEHSIGETSNSVQLVQSVLDSSRTLEYTCESQSQEETELNVCGSVPEVLKKDEVSSLGSSEMKSVLHPEALTDEEPSKIIALKQHIAILEEQLNNKTEELEQIRVVLKQQDKEIKAKERSIELLASSKAQLEKKLYWESTKDIKLSMQANSALQYNDAAVNTEIVQEKLVKGASDKGINVSITMPKESVGYDICGADMNMQLKEISKEIVHANHESANTPVSDGNKNSTSLGIEQNIDGSIIEIKNNEQKINEHSDNNKYQNEGCQCGMLLSSASAPADGSCSEFGDAKEKGNEAVFEEDLNEEESHPERMNSPADPSISQYVKKIQDLLQEQWMCLEHGYPELASAIKQPASKLSSIQNQLVNSLNLLLSAYSTQAPTDKENSNTECQQLEISPSTSLKSIMKKKDTGFHAGGNSTKKNLQFVGVNGGYETTSSEDSSCEESSSEENSNSEPERKYGSEEHRWGEEGNRGEQTASGSSQYMKREVSDSEELESARRENTQHKTERFKPSADFLKGCQILTKNLSEIRTTKDKLLKHVLSTICQEWFRISSRKSSSPEIVAVYLQEVEDIHPQLQNIIVNLADGNGNTALHYSVSHSNFRIVKLLLETGVCDVDHQNKAGYTAVMITPLASAETDEEMEVVTKLLKEGNVNIRASQGGQTALILGVSHDREDMVKALLSCGADVNLQDDSGLSPLMVACQYGNVEIVKLLLFHPSCNIELTDKAGNSALSIALKSAHIEIAEFLQAHI; this is translated from the exons ATCTTGATTTCCTGAAGTATGTTGATGACATTGAAAAAGGAAATACTATCAAGAGAATTCCAATTCACAGGAAggcaaaacatccaaaattcagCACTCTTCCTCGGAATTTCAGCCTTCCAGAAAATGGATCCAAGGCCTATTCCTCCTCCCAAAGTAGAAGCTTTCTGACACAAAGGAAAGCCTCCTTAGGGACAGAGGAAAGCACCCTTCTTGTCACATCCACAGAGTCATCACCAACTTCAGGCTGTCTAAATGAGCCAAGTTACAGAAGAAAAGCCCTCTTAACAGAGACCATCAAACAAGATTCTGTTAATCTTGAAGAGGAGACTAGTAAAGGCAGAGGGCGGCCTCAGCTGCTAAGGGCATCCAGTATGCCTGCCACACTTCCACCAATCCAAAATTCAGAAGAAGATCAGCTAGCAGCAAGTTCTCCACCATTAGAACTTTTCCAATCTATGAATGGAAAGGGTTTAGAATTTGATTTTACTCCTGCAAAGGAACCACTGGAATTAGATAACACCTGTGGTTCTTCATTAATGGTTTCTGAAAACATAAGAATCATGAAACCACAAAACAGTATGGCAGCCTGTGCTAGAGATCAAGAGAACACTATTCTTGAGCTAGATAAGCAAGAAGTAGAGCTTCTTAAGGAAAGAATCCAGCTCAGTGTTCCATGGCAAAACCAGCATTTAAGATCTGAGGAATTGCTTGTAGTTACTAAAAACATTGAAGAACACAGCATAGGAGAGACCAGTAACTCTGTGCAGTTAGTCCAGAGTGTACTAGATTCTTCTAGAACTTTGGAATACACATGTGAAAGCCAGTCTCAGGAAGAAACAGAACTGAATGTATGTGGAAGTGTTCCAGAGGTACTTAAGAAGGATGAAGTTAGCAGTCTTGGCAGTAGTGAGATGAAGTCAGTCTTGCATCCTGAGGCTTTGACTGATGAAGAACCTAGCAAGATAATAGCCTTGAAGCAACATATTGCCATTTTGGAAGAGCAGCTAAATAACAAAACAGAGGAACTTGAGCAGATCCGTGTTGTTTTGAAGCAGCAAGATAAAGAAATCAAGGCAAAAGAGAGGAGTATTGAGTTGCTGGCAAGCTCCAAAGCTCAGCTGGAAAAGAAACTCTATTGGGAGAGCACCAAAGATATTAAATTATCCATGCAGGCTAATAGTGCCCTCCAGTACAATGATGCTGCTGTGAATACTGAAATTGTACAGGAAAAGTTAGTGAAAGGGGCATCTGATAAAGGGATCAATGTGAGCATCACCATGCCTAAGGAATCTGTAGGATATGATATCTGTGGGGCTGATATGAATATGCAGCTCAAGGAAATAAGCAAAGAGATTGTCCATGCAAACCATGAGAGTGCAAACACCCCTGTTAGTGATGGAAATAAAAACAGCACATCTTTGGGAATAGAACAGAATATTGATGGTTCCATTATTGAAATAAAGAATAATGAACAGAAGATCAATGAACACAGTGATAATAACAAGTATCAGAATGAAGGATGCCAGTGTGGGATGCTGTTGTCTTCTGCTAGTGCTCCAGCTGATGGAAGCTGCTCAGAGTTTGGTGATgcaaaggaaaaaggaaatgaaGCTGTTTTTGAAGAAGATTTGAATGAGGAAGAGAGCCACCCAGAACGAATGAATTCACCTGCAGATCCCTCCATAAGCCAGTATGTTAAAAAAATTCAGGACCTTTTACAAGAACAGTGGATGTGCCTAGAACATGGCTATCCAGAACTGGCCAGTGCAATTAAACAACCTGCCTCAAAGCTCAGTTCCATTCAGAACCAGCTTGTTAATTCTTTGAACTTGTTGCTGTCTGCATACTCGACACAAGCACCAACAGACAAGGAGAATTCCAACACAGAGTGTCAACAGTTGG AGATCTCTCCAAGCACGAGTCTTAAATCTATTATGAAAAAGAAAGACACTGGTTTTCATGCAGGAGGTAACAGCACCAAAAAGAACCTTCAGTTTGTTGGGGTAAATGGTGG TTATGAAACTACATCCAGTGAAGATTCAAGTTGTGAAGAAAGCTCATCAGAAGAAAATTCCAATAGTGAACCTGAGAGGAAGTATGGCAGTGAAGAGCACAGATGGGGGGAAGAAGGCAATAGAGGTGAACAAACAGCATCTGGATCTTCCCAATACATGAAGAGAGAAGTTTCTGATTCAGAAGAACTAGAGAGCGCTAGAAGAGAAAATACACAGCACAAGACAGAGAG ATTTAAACCCTCTGCTGATTTTCTGAAAGGATGTCAAATCTTGACCAAAAACCTGTCAGAAATAAGGACCACCAAGGACAAATTATTG AAGCATGTTTTAAGCACCATCTGCCAGGAGTGGTTCCGAATCTCGAGCAGGAAATCCTCCAGCCCTGAAATTGTTGCAGTTTATCTTCAAGAAGTTGAGGACATTCATCCGCAGTTACAGAATATAATTGTAAACTTAGCGGATGGGAATGGAAATACAGCACTTCATTACAGTGTTTCTCATTCCAACTTTCGAATTGTGAAGCTTCTTTTAGAGACAG GTGTTTGTGATGTAGACCATCAGAATAAAGCTGGGTATACAGCAGTAATGATCACGCCATTAGCATCAGCAGAGACTGATGAAGAGATGGAGGTAGTTACAAAGCTGTTGAAAGAAGGCAATGTTAACATAAGGGCAAGTCAG ggtggccagactgccTTAATTTTGGGTGTGAGCCATGATAGAGAAGATATGGTAAAAGCTCTGTTGTCATGTGGTGCTGATGTAAACCTTCAGGATGATTCTGGATTGTCACCTCTAATGGTTGCTTGTCAGTATGGTAATGTTGAGATTGTGAAGCTTCTCTTGTTTCATCCAAGCTGTAATATTGAATTAACTGATAAG GCTGGTAATTCTGCATTGTCCATCGCTTTGAAATCTGCCCACATAGAAATTGCAGAGTTCCTCCAGGCCCACATATAG
- the KANK4 gene encoding KN motif and ankyrin repeat domain-containing protein 4 isoform X2, with the protein MENMDGDWSSKTDDKDPPQSPYSVETPYGFHLDLDFLKYVDDIEKGNTIKRIPIHRKAKHPKFSTLPRNFSLPENGSKAYSSSQSRSFLTQRKASLGTEESTLLVTSTESSPTSGCLNEPSYRRKALLTETIKQDSVNLEEETSKGRGRPQLLRASSMPATLPPIQNSEEDQLAASSPPLELFQSMNGKGLEFDFTPAKEPLELDNTCGSSLMVSENIRIMKPQNSMAACARDQENTILELDKQEVELLKERIQLSVPWQNQHLRSEELLVVTKNIEEHSIGETSNSVQLVQSVLDSSRTLEYTCESQSQEETELNVCGSVPEVLKKDEVSSLGSSEMKSVLHPEALTDEEPSKIIALKQHIAILEEQLNNKTEELEQIRVVLKQQDKEIKAKERSIELLASSKAQLEKKLYWESTKDIKLSMQANSALQYNDAAVNTEIVQEKLVKGASDKGINVSITMPKESVGYDICGADMNMQLKEISKEIVHANHESANTPVSDGNKNSTSLGIEQNIDGSIIEIKNNEQKINEHSDNNKYQNEGCQCGMLLSSASAPADGSCSEFGDAKEKGNEAVFEEDLNEEESHPERMNSPADPSISQYVKKIQDLLQEQWMCLEHGYPELASAIKQPASKLSSIQNQLVNSLNLLLSAYSTQAPTDKENSNTECQQLEISPSTSLKSIMKKKDTGFHAGGNSTKKNLQFVGVNGGYETTSSEDSSCEESSSEENSNSEPERKYGSEEHRWGEEGNRGEQTASGSSQYMKREVSDSEELESARRENTQHKTERFKPSADFLKGCQILTKNLSEIRTTKDKLLKHVLSTICQEWFRISSRKSSSPEIVAVYLQEVEDIHPQLQNIIVNLADGNGNTALHYSVSHSNFRIVKLLLETGVCDVDHQNKAGYTAVMITPLASAETDEEMEVVTKLLKEGNVNIRASQGGQTALILGVSHDREDMVKALLSCGADVNLQDDSGLSPLMVACQYGNVEIVKLLLFHPSCNIELTDKAGNSALSIALKSAHIEIAEFLQAHI; encoded by the exons ATCTTGATTTCCTGAAGTATGTTGATGACATTGAAAAAGGAAATACTATCAAGAGAATTCCAATTCACAGGAAggcaaaacatccaaaattcagCACTCTTCCTCGGAATTTCAGCCTTCCAGAAAATGGATCCAAGGCCTATTCCTCCTCCCAAAGTAGAAGCTTTCTGACACAAAGGAAAGCCTCCTTAGGGACAGAGGAAAGCACCCTTCTTGTCACATCCACAGAGTCATCACCAACTTCAGGCTGTCTAAATGAGCCAAGTTACAGAAGAAAAGCCCTCTTAACAGAGACCATCAAACAAGATTCTGTTAATCTTGAAGAGGAGACTAGTAAAGGCAGAGGGCGGCCTCAGCTGCTAAGGGCATCCAGTATGCCTGCCACACTTCCACCAATCCAAAATTCAGAAGAAGATCAGCTAGCAGCAAGTTCTCCACCATTAGAACTTTTCCAATCTATGAATGGAAAGGGTTTAGAATTTGATTTTACTCCTGCAAAGGAACCACTGGAATTAGATAACACCTGTGGTTCTTCATTAATGGTTTCTGAAAACATAAGAATCATGAAACCACAAAACAGTATGGCAGCCTGTGCTAGAGATCAAGAGAACACTATTCTTGAGCTAGATAAGCAAGAAGTAGAGCTTCTTAAGGAAAGAATCCAGCTCAGTGTTCCATGGCAAAACCAGCATTTAAGATCTGAGGAATTGCTTGTAGTTACTAAAAACATTGAAGAACACAGCATAGGAGAGACCAGTAACTCTGTGCAGTTAGTCCAGAGTGTACTAGATTCTTCTAGAACTTTGGAATACACATGTGAAAGCCAGTCTCAGGAAGAAACAGAACTGAATGTATGTGGAAGTGTTCCAGAGGTACTTAAGAAGGATGAAGTTAGCAGTCTTGGCAGTAGTGAGATGAAGTCAGTCTTGCATCCTGAGGCTTTGACTGATGAAGAACCTAGCAAGATAATAGCCTTGAAGCAACATATTGCCATTTTGGAAGAGCAGCTAAATAACAAAACAGAGGAACTTGAGCAGATCCGTGTTGTTTTGAAGCAGCAAGATAAAGAAATCAAGGCAAAAGAGAGGAGTATTGAGTTGCTGGCAAGCTCCAAAGCTCAGCTGGAAAAGAAACTCTATTGGGAGAGCACCAAAGATATTAAATTATCCATGCAGGCTAATAGTGCCCTCCAGTACAATGATGCTGCTGTGAATACTGAAATTGTACAGGAAAAGTTAGTGAAAGGGGCATCTGATAAAGGGATCAATGTGAGCATCACCATGCCTAAGGAATCTGTAGGATATGATATCTGTGGGGCTGATATGAATATGCAGCTCAAGGAAATAAGCAAAGAGATTGTCCATGCAAACCATGAGAGTGCAAACACCCCTGTTAGTGATGGAAATAAAAACAGCACATCTTTGGGAATAGAACAGAATATTGATGGTTCCATTATTGAAATAAAGAATAATGAACAGAAGATCAATGAACACAGTGATAATAACAAGTATCAGAATGAAGGATGCCAGTGTGGGATGCTGTTGTCTTCTGCTAGTGCTCCAGCTGATGGAAGCTGCTCAGAGTTTGGTGATgcaaaggaaaaaggaaatgaaGCTGTTTTTGAAGAAGATTTGAATGAGGAAGAGAGCCACCCAGAACGAATGAATTCACCTGCAGATCCCTCCATAAGCCAGTATGTTAAAAAAATTCAGGACCTTTTACAAGAACAGTGGATGTGCCTAGAACATGGCTATCCAGAACTGGCCAGTGCAATTAAACAACCTGCCTCAAAGCTCAGTTCCATTCAGAACCAGCTTGTTAATTCTTTGAACTTGTTGCTGTCTGCATACTCGACACAAGCACCAACAGACAAGGAGAATTCCAACACAGAGTGTCAACAGTTGG AGATCTCTCCAAGCACGAGTCTTAAATCTATTATGAAAAAGAAAGACACTGGTTTTCATGCAGGAGGTAACAGCACCAAAAAGAACCTTCAGTTTGTTGGGGTAAATGGTGG TTATGAAACTACATCCAGTGAAGATTCAAGTTGTGAAGAAAGCTCATCAGAAGAAAATTCCAATAGTGAACCTGAGAGGAAGTATGGCAGTGAAGAGCACAGATGGGGGGAAGAAGGCAATAGAGGTGAACAAACAGCATCTGGATCTTCCCAATACATGAAGAGAGAAGTTTCTGATTCAGAAGAACTAGAGAGCGCTAGAAGAGAAAATACACAGCACAAGACAGAGAG ATTTAAACCCTCTGCTGATTTTCTGAAAGGATGTCAAATCTTGACCAAAAACCTGTCAGAAATAAGGACCACCAAGGACAAATTATTG AAGCATGTTTTAAGCACCATCTGCCAGGAGTGGTTCCGAATCTCGAGCAGGAAATCCTCCAGCCCTGAAATTGTTGCAGTTTATCTTCAAGAAGTTGAGGACATTCATCCGCAGTTACAGAATATAATTGTAAACTTAGCGGATGGGAATGGAAATACAGCACTTCATTACAGTGTTTCTCATTCCAACTTTCGAATTGTGAAGCTTCTTTTAGAGACAG GTGTTTGTGATGTAGACCATCAGAATAAAGCTGGGTATACAGCAGTAATGATCACGCCATTAGCATCAGCAGAGACTGATGAAGAGATGGAGGTAGTTACAAAGCTGTTGAAAGAAGGCAATGTTAACATAAGGGCAAGTCAG ggtggccagactgccTTAATTTTGGGTGTGAGCCATGATAGAGAAGATATGGTAAAAGCTCTGTTGTCATGTGGTGCTGATGTAAACCTTCAGGATGATTCTGGATTGTCACCTCTAATGGTTGCTTGTCAGTATGGTAATGTTGAGATTGTGAAGCTTCTCTTGTTTCATCCAAGCTGTAATATTGAATTAACTGATAAG GCTGGTAATTCTGCATTGTCCATCGCTTTGAAATCTGCCCACATAGAAATTGCAGAGTTCCTCCAGGCCCACATATAG
- the KANK4 gene encoding KN motif and ankyrin repeat domain-containing protein 4 isoform X3, which yields MENMDAGDWSSKTDDKDPPQSPYSVETPYGFHLDLDFLKYVDDIEKGNTIKRIPIHRKAKHPKFSTLPRNFSLPENGSKAYSSSQSRSFLTQRKASLGTEESTLLVTSTESSPTSGCLNEPSYRRKALLTETIKQDSVNLEEETSKGRGRPQLLRASSMPATLPPIQNSEEDQLAASSPPLELFQSMNGKGLEFDFTPAKEPLELDNTCGSSLMVSENIRIMKPQNSMAACARDQENTILELDKQEVELLKERIQLSVPWQNQHLRSEELLVVTKNIEEHSIGETSNSVQLVQSVLDSSRTLEYTCESQSQEETELNVCGSVPEVLKKDEVSSLGSSEMKSVLHPEALTDEEPSKIIALKQHIAILEEQLNNKTEELEQIRVVLKQQDKEIKAKERSIELLASSKAQLEKKLYWESTKDIKLSMQANSALQYNDAAVNTEIVQEKLVKGASDKGINVSITMPKESVGYDICGADMNMQLKEISKEIVHANHESANTPVSDGNKNSTSLGIEQNIDGSIIEIKNNEQKINEHSDNNKYQNEGCQCGMLLSSASAPADGSCSEFGDAKEKGNEAVFEEDLNEEESHPERMNSPADPSISQYVKKIQDLLQEQWMCLEHGYPELASAIKQPASKLSSIQNQLVNSLNLLLSAYSTQAPTDKENSNTECQQLEISPSTSLKSIMKKKDTGFHAGGNSTKKNLQFVGVNGGYETTSSEDSSCEESSSEENSNSEPERKYGSEEHRWGEEGNRGEQTASGSSQYMKREVSDSEELESARRENTQHKTERFKPSADFLKGCQILTKNLSEIRTTKDKLLKHVLSTICQEWFRISSRKSSSPEIVAVYLQEVEDIHPQLQNIIVNLADGNGNTALHYSVSHSNFRIVKLLLETDLYI from the exons ATCTTGATTTCCTGAAGTATGTTGATGACATTGAAAAAGGAAATACTATCAAGAGAATTCCAATTCACAGGAAggcaaaacatccaaaattcagCACTCTTCCTCGGAATTTCAGCCTTCCAGAAAATGGATCCAAGGCCTATTCCTCCTCCCAAAGTAGAAGCTTTCTGACACAAAGGAAAGCCTCCTTAGGGACAGAGGAAAGCACCCTTCTTGTCACATCCACAGAGTCATCACCAACTTCAGGCTGTCTAAATGAGCCAAGTTACAGAAGAAAAGCCCTCTTAACAGAGACCATCAAACAAGATTCTGTTAATCTTGAAGAGGAGACTAGTAAAGGCAGAGGGCGGCCTCAGCTGCTAAGGGCATCCAGTATGCCTGCCACACTTCCACCAATCCAAAATTCAGAAGAAGATCAGCTAGCAGCAAGTTCTCCACCATTAGAACTTTTCCAATCTATGAATGGAAAGGGTTTAGAATTTGATTTTACTCCTGCAAAGGAACCACTGGAATTAGATAACACCTGTGGTTCTTCATTAATGGTTTCTGAAAACATAAGAATCATGAAACCACAAAACAGTATGGCAGCCTGTGCTAGAGATCAAGAGAACACTATTCTTGAGCTAGATAAGCAAGAAGTAGAGCTTCTTAAGGAAAGAATCCAGCTCAGTGTTCCATGGCAAAACCAGCATTTAAGATCTGAGGAATTGCTTGTAGTTACTAAAAACATTGAAGAACACAGCATAGGAGAGACCAGTAACTCTGTGCAGTTAGTCCAGAGTGTACTAGATTCTTCTAGAACTTTGGAATACACATGTGAAAGCCAGTCTCAGGAAGAAACAGAACTGAATGTATGTGGAAGTGTTCCAGAGGTACTTAAGAAGGATGAAGTTAGCAGTCTTGGCAGTAGTGAGATGAAGTCAGTCTTGCATCCTGAGGCTTTGACTGATGAAGAACCTAGCAAGATAATAGCCTTGAAGCAACATATTGCCATTTTGGAAGAGCAGCTAAATAACAAAACAGAGGAACTTGAGCAGATCCGTGTTGTTTTGAAGCAGCAAGATAAAGAAATCAAGGCAAAAGAGAGGAGTATTGAGTTGCTGGCAAGCTCCAAAGCTCAGCTGGAAAAGAAACTCTATTGGGAGAGCACCAAAGATATTAAATTATCCATGCAGGCTAATAGTGCCCTCCAGTACAATGATGCTGCTGTGAATACTGAAATTGTACAGGAAAAGTTAGTGAAAGGGGCATCTGATAAAGGGATCAATGTGAGCATCACCATGCCTAAGGAATCTGTAGGATATGATATCTGTGGGGCTGATATGAATATGCAGCTCAAGGAAATAAGCAAAGAGATTGTCCATGCAAACCATGAGAGTGCAAACACCCCTGTTAGTGATGGAAATAAAAACAGCACATCTTTGGGAATAGAACAGAATATTGATGGTTCCATTATTGAAATAAAGAATAATGAACAGAAGATCAATGAACACAGTGATAATAACAAGTATCAGAATGAAGGATGCCAGTGTGGGATGCTGTTGTCTTCTGCTAGTGCTCCAGCTGATGGAAGCTGCTCAGAGTTTGGTGATgcaaaggaaaaaggaaatgaaGCTGTTTTTGAAGAAGATTTGAATGAGGAAGAGAGCCACCCAGAACGAATGAATTCACCTGCAGATCCCTCCATAAGCCAGTATGTTAAAAAAATTCAGGACCTTTTACAAGAACAGTGGATGTGCCTAGAACATGGCTATCCAGAACTGGCCAGTGCAATTAAACAACCTGCCTCAAAGCTCAGTTCCATTCAGAACCAGCTTGTTAATTCTTTGAACTTGTTGCTGTCTGCATACTCGACACAAGCACCAACAGACAAGGAGAATTCCAACACAGAGTGTCAACAGTTGG AGATCTCTCCAAGCACGAGTCTTAAATCTATTATGAAAAAGAAAGACACTGGTTTTCATGCAGGAGGTAACAGCACCAAAAAGAACCTTCAGTTTGTTGGGGTAAATGGTGG TTATGAAACTACATCCAGTGAAGATTCAAGTTGTGAAGAAAGCTCATCAGAAGAAAATTCCAATAGTGAACCTGAGAGGAAGTATGGCAGTGAAGAGCACAGATGGGGGGAAGAAGGCAATAGAGGTGAACAAACAGCATCTGGATCTTCCCAATACATGAAGAGAGAAGTTTCTGATTCAGAAGAACTAGAGAGCGCTAGAAGAGAAAATACACAGCACAAGACAGAGAG ATTTAAACCCTCTGCTGATTTTCTGAAAGGATGTCAAATCTTGACCAAAAACCTGTCAGAAATAAGGACCACCAAGGACAAATTATTG AAGCATGTTTTAAGCACCATCTGCCAGGAGTGGTTCCGAATCTCGAGCAGGAAATCCTCCAGCCCTGAAATTGTTGCAGTTTATCTTCAAGAAGTTGAGGACATTCATCCGCAGTTACAGAATATAATTGTAAACTTAGCGGATGGGAATGGAAATACAGCACTTCATTACAGTGTTTCTCATTCCAACTTTCGAATTGTGAAGCTTCTTTTAGAGACAG ATTTATACATATAG